The segment CCATGTAAAAACTCTTGGTGCATTTTCAGCATTAAATGATGCATTGCATTTAAAATTTGGTTTTCATGAAAGCATGCTTAAGCGTTGCGTTTTGACCGAAGGAATAGTGGATTACTACTTTTATAATATGTTTTTCGATTTTGACGGAATTAATATAATACCTGGGGCGGGCTGCGGACATTTACGTGAATTAATATCGATCATGATTTCTTGCAGCGAACAATTCGTGTTAGTGTTGGATTATGATGAGGAGGGTAGGACTAATTATAGTCGTTATTCTCATTACTTTGGAGATAGTTTTACAAGTAGAACGTATCAATACGAAGGAGTATGCAAAGGTAAAGATTTTATGCTGGAGAATATATTATCATTGGAAGACGTAGAAAGGATCAAAGTAGCTATGGAATGCGACGACATTAAGAAAGCAATTGTAGCATTATATTTTAAGGATGAAGTGACTAAGGTGGATATAGTTAACGGAATTAACAAGGAGACAAGGCAAAACATTGATATTATTCAAATGAGGATTAAATCAATTTTTAATATCTGAAATTGTTGTGTACTAGCGTTAAAGTGGGGCCATTATAAGTGCAAACTATACAATCCCGGCACCATCACATTTTATAAAAGTTTCTGTGTTAATACATTGTTTCCTTAGGTTCAGAACCTACATTATTAAAGCAGGTGTTATTGCGGTTCACCCCTAAACAAACACCGTTGGGACGTTGATTTTGTTATTTCGACGGGACTTCGTTTACCAAAGCATTGACTTTATAGTAAAATTGAGTTGATAATATACGAGGTAGGTGTTTTTCGTGTTGGATGGGGTTGGAACTGCTCAAAAAAGTGCTCAATCGGACAGCTTTTCTGTGGATGAGGTGCATCGTTGGGTGGATTACTTGCGCTGGCTTGGTGTCAAGGTAGAAGAACCGACAACAGAAAAATTCGAAGAATAGGCCTCTGGAAAGGGGCTTTTTTTTTGCCTATTTCCTTTTTCCCGTGACTATTTTGCTATAACAATGTGAGGTGTAACACACTCTTTCGGTGAAAACTGGGTTATAATTGTAATAGCAAAAGAGGAAGAGGAGGGAGAGAGATGAATTTAAGCAATTTGGTAATATTTGAAGCATGTAGGGCGAGTAAGGGATGCCCCAATGCTTGCTTATCGGTCGAAGAATCAGTTGCTGCATTGGAGAAGTTAGCGGTGGATGAAATGCTTAACAAAAGGTTGAGAGACCGAGTTGTTGGGCCGGTATTATACCATCATACTTTTCGCATTGCACTGTCTGGATGTCCTAATAGTTGTTCTCAGCCTCAAATAAAGGATATCTCTATCCAAGGGCAAATTATTCCTCAAATTGATGAAGATAACTGTAACGGTTGTGGTAGTTGCAGCGAGGTATGTCCGGATAAAGCCATAGATGTTTCAACAGGAACAGCAGTTATTGACAGAAAGAATTGTCTTAACTGCGGTCTTTGTATCAAAGAATGCCAGGTCAATGGGATGACAGCGGGTGAAGTCGGATTTAAGGTATCTATTGGGGGAAAGCTAGGCAGGAGGCCTCAGTTTGCCCAAGAATTTGATCCTCTGGTGGATAAGAATGAAATAGTAACCACAGTGGCGAATATTATCACTAAGTACCTGGATCGAGCAGGTGCTGAGGAAAGAATGGCAGATTTGGTAAACCGCATCGATGCTAAACAATTATTCATTCCAGGAGGGAATTCGAACTGATGGTTGAGAAAGAGACACTTTGGAAGCACTTTACTGAAGAAGGGTATATTTGTGACCGACGGTTGATAACTACTGTTTATCTTGCTTTACGATTGGAGAAGCCATTGTTAATTACCGGGGCACCGGGGGTTGGTAAGACGGAAATCGCTAAGGTGCTCAGTCAAGTGTTTGACACAGAACTAATACGGCTACAGTGCTATGAGGGGCTGGACGAAACAAAAGCACTTTACGAGTGGAATTACCAAAAACAGCTGCTACGCATCCAACTCAGCAAAGCAGATGGGAGTGATAAACTGGCGGAAGACCAACTTTTTTCCGCTGAGTAC is part of the Metallumcola ferriviriculae genome and harbors:
- a CDS encoding 4Fe-4S binding protein, which produces MNLSNLVIFEACRASKGCPNACLSVEESVAALEKLAVDEMLNKRLRDRVVGPVLYHHTFRIALSGCPNSCSQPQIKDISIQGQIIPQIDEDNCNGCGSCSEVCPDKAIDVSTGTAVIDRKNCLNCGLCIKECQVNGMTAGEVGFKVSIGGKLGRRPQFAQEFDPLVDKNEIVTTVANIITKYLDRAGAEERMADLVNRIDAKQLFIPGGNSN